CGACGAGCCCGTCGGAGCGCGGGTACGCGTGTCCGCGCCGGAGCTGGGCTTCGACCGTGCCGAGCTCCTGCTGCACGACTTCCGCGCCGGCACGCTCCACCTGGACGATCGCGGAGTGCTCAAGGCGTCGCCCATCGTCCAGGTCACGAGCCTGGAGCTGAGCATCGGGCGCGACAGGAGGCGCGGCGTCAGGATCGGCACCGCCGTCGGGGCGCTTGCCGCCATCACGTACGGGATCGCCCGCGCCGTCGACGAAGGCGCCGCGGTCGCAATTATCCCCGTCACGTTCGTCGCCTTCACGGTGGGCGGAAGTATCGGCGGCTTCACCGGCTTCCTCCTGGCTCCTCGCGAATGGCGAAGGATCCCTCTTCCCGCCCCCGCTCCCCCGCGGCCGTAGCTACGAGACGGATCGTAAGAGGAATCCTCGTCCCGCGCGAAACGACCCCAGGAGCTTGCAATTGCCTCGCGCGAGCTCCGACTCCATGTCGGGGCCGCCGAAGTCTTTCGAGTTGCGGTTCAGGAACACCTTGGCCGCAAGCGGGTCCTGCTGGAGGTCATCCGCCACAGACGCGTACACGACGGCATCCTGGGGCGAGAGGCCCAACTCGCCTTCCACCGCTCATCCTTGCCTCGACGACGGCGAAGGCCGGCAGCAGGAGGCGGATGCGGCCGCTCTCGGCCAGCGCCAGGATCTCCTCACAGCTTTCATGCTCCTCCTGGAGGTAGGCGAGCTCCAGGAGGAAGTTGGATTCGGCGTAAACGATCATACGCCGGCGGGTGTGGTGACGGTAGCGTTGCGGAGGCACTCGCGGAGGCCGGAAGGCTTGAGCCATTCCGACCCGCCGTTCAGCGTGCCGTGGACCAGGTCCTCGAGCCAGAGGCCCACGACCGCCTCGAATCCGACCTCGCTGAGCTCGTGCAGAGGAGTACGGAGATACTCCAGGTACGGCCGTAGGACTTCGCGGGTCGCCGCCTGGTAGTCGGGCGTGACTAGCTCGAGTAGAGGAGGCCGCTTCCAGAGGAAGAAGTGGTCGCGGAGCGCCAGCAGGAAGAAGGGGGCGTCCGGAAGGAACCCGCGGACGGCAAGGTCGAGCCGCATCTGCGCAGCCCATTCCGGTGAGGCGTTGGGCCGGTTCTTGGCCTCGACGGCCAGCACGATGCCCTCGTTGGGGGCCCGGACTACGAAGTCGGGTGCCGTGCTCATGCAAGCCTCGCTGGTGGGAACCGCCCATCCGCAGACGTGGATGCTACTGAATACCCCGGATGCGCACCGCCGGTACCCTCACCCCGCGCGCAGACCGCGTGCCCCCGCGCGACCTCCAAACAGAGCGCAACAGCCGGTATCGCCACAGCGCCGCAACGACCAGCGCCAGCTCCAGCGCAAAGGTCCGGTGCAGGACGAAGTTGAGGACCCACGGGTCGTACCGGGCGCGCACCGTGGTGAGCGCGAGCTCCACGTCCGAAAAGGGCGACAGCCACCGGATTCCGCCCGCGACGGTATCCAGCACCAGGTGCAGGAGCACGTTGATGCCCAGGATCGCCAGCGCCAGCCACGCCGTCCGCCGCGCGCGGAGGACGGCCAGCACGACCACCAGCTCGCGAGGCGCCGATCTCCCCAGCAGCGGAGTGGTCGCGAGGTATCCCGCCGGAAGGTGGCCGATGAACAAAGATGGGCGGGATGGCGAAGGGGAATGATCGTCCGCGCGCGAAGATATACTCACAGAACTACTCCTACTAGCACTCACAACCCTTGCAGTTCCCTCTTTCTGTTCCTCTGTGTCTCTGTGTGAGGCCATGCAGTAGATCCCCGCGCCGCGCCGGACCCAGGCGCAACGCAAAACGGCCCGGCGGGATGCTCCCCCGCCGGGCCGCCTCAAAAACACCGCGCGCTCAGTCGAGTAGAAGCATCGCGAGGATCACGCCGATCGCCACAGCCGCGACCGTGTACCAGAAGTTCGTGCCGAGCTGCTGCTGCTTGCCGTTCCGCTCCTGCGCCACCGCACGGATCGTCGCGTCGGCCTGCTCCGGGGTCACGCGGAGCGACGCCGTGGCGTCCTCCGAGGCCGGCTCCTTCTTCGGCTCGGCGACCTGCTGGGCCGCCGCCGGAGCGGGGGTGAAAGGCGACTTCTCGATCTGCTGCGCCGCCGAGGGGGCGGCGCACAGGGCGAGCACTGCGGCGGTCCAGATCACCTTGCGCATGAGTCCTCCGGGTGATGGAATAACGCGATCCGCTCACCGTTCGGGAGCGGATGCACACTCCCTTGCAATCTCCGTGCGTCGGCCGCTCACCCGCCCTTCACGGAGCGCGCAAGATCCAGCACGATGCGCTTCAACCGCGGATAGTCGCCGCGGAAGTGGTGTCCGCCGCGCAGCTCCACGACGGTGGCGCCGGAGGTGGCCATCTCGGGGCAGGCCCCGTTCTCATCCCCCTGGCCGTGGATGCACAGCACGCGCAGGTCCCGCAGCTTCTCCAGCTCCGGACGCACCGCCCGCGACGGCGCGGAGGAGCGGGTCCACCACTGCCGCACGCGGAACTCGAAGACGGCGTCGTTCGCCAGCGCCAGCAGCGCGACGCCATCCACCCGGCCGCGCGTCGCTTCCGGCAGGCGGTTGAGGAGGAAAGGAGCGACATCCGCTCCCATCGAGTACCCCACCACCAGCACCCGCTCCCGCCGCCACAGCTCGCCGAAGTGGCGGATGACGAGGTCGAGGTCGCCGGCCGCCTCTTCGGGGG
This genomic window from Longimicrobium sp. contains:
- a CDS encoding metal-dependent hydrolase is translated as MFIGHLPAGYLATTPLLGRSAPRELVVVLAVLRARRTAWLALAILGINVLLHLVLDTVAGGIRWLSPFSDVELALTTVRARYDPWVLNFVLHRTFALELALVVAALWRYRLLRSVWRSRGGTRSARGVRVPAVRIRGIQ
- a CDS encoding AcvB/VirJ family lysyl-phosphatidylglycerol hydrolase gives rise to the protein MKVRARAAVALLAAAAGCARVTLPNPAPHAPRTLPLRVLPVPGDGRAMAVILSGDGPLAELGNRLADDLRAAGIPAVVWHSASYYWTARTPEEAAGDLDLVIRHFGELWRRERVLVVGYSMGADVAPFLLNRLPEATRGRVDGVALLALANDAVFEFRVRQWWTRSSAPSRAVRPELEKLRDLRVLCIHGQGDENGACPEMATSGATVVELRGGHHFRGDYPRLKRIVLDLARSVKGG